A window of the Zeugodacus cucurbitae isolate PBARC_wt_2022May chromosome 2, idZeuCucr1.2, whole genome shotgun sequence genome harbors these coding sequences:
- the LOC105213653 gene encoding uncharacterized protein LOC105213653: MFSDYDNRKYASNGACADGQRLRDMEQFTLPSCDQWQSSIDFMLWPPGSCEYGCHVGMCPNTQPQRDDCDTYKNRNLPRSPWSATVPCHSATTKNLSYCRPCAKPNRCMRRNLTSPENPLEWNPTLEFRQKDLPLQTPVWRPNGPMQRFSEKL, translated from the exons ATGTTTAGCGA CTATGATAATCGTAAATATGCCTCTAATGGCGCTTGTGCTGATGGACAACGTTTAAGGGACATGGAACAGTTCACCCTACCCTCGTGTGATCAATGGCAGTCGTCGATCGATTTCATGCTTTGGCCGCCAGGCAGTTGCGAGTACGGCTGTCACGTGGGAATGTGTCCCAACACGCAGCCACAAAGAGACGATTGTGACACCTACAAAAATCGGAATCTACCCAGATCACCATGGTCGGCCACAGTCCCGTGTCACAGTGCAACCACTAAAAATCTCTCGTACTGTCGACCCTGTGCAAAACCGAACCGCTGCATGCGACGCAATCTTACTTCTCCAGAGAATCCTTTGGAATGGAATCCCACATTAGAGTTTCGTCAAAAGGATCTTCCTCTACAGACACCGGTGTGGAGGCCGAATGGACCAATGCAACGATTTTCCGAGAAGCTTTAA
- the LOC105213654 gene encoding uncharacterized protein LOC105213654, with protein sequence MTQKHNDFSPISNTRDEYNWDYGKYNPIANCVSYDLCDNFDGCENIYAQQPRRRRPILPRSWFGRPTAPPESATTYKCSYYRKCYSKRCPIWPRNHFHRSCAPPSHCTMNQLSYACRLRYNMWY encoded by the exons ATGACACAAAA GCATAATGATTTCTCTCCCATAAGTAACACGCGGGACGAATATAATTGGGATTATGGTAAATATAATCCTATTGCGAATTGTGTCAGTTATGATCTCTGTGATAACTTTGATGGTTGTGAAAACATTTACGCCCAACAACCACGACGTCGTCGCCCTATTTTGCCGAGATCCTGGTTTGGTCGTCCTACAGCGCCGCCAGAAAGCGCCACGACCTACAAATGTTCTTACTACCGCAAGTGCTACAGCAAACGTTGTCCAATTTGGCCTAGAAATCATTTCCATAGATCATGTGCGCCACCATCTCATTGCACAATGAATCAGTTGTCTTATGCATGCCGCTTGAGGTATAATATGTGGTATTAA